A window of the Scleropages formosus chromosome 21, fSclFor1.1, whole genome shotgun sequence genome harbors these coding sequences:
- the LOC108941968 gene encoding protein phosphatase 1A-like isoform X2, with protein MGAFLDKPKMEKHNAHGEGNGLCYGLSSMQGWRVEMEDAHTAVIGLPHGLDAWSFFAVYDGHAGSQVAKYCCEHLLEHITSNPDFRGGNQEPSVESVKSGIRTGFLQIDEHMRAISEKKHGADRSGSTAVGVMVSPRHIYFINCGDSRGLLSRGGKVHFFTQDHKPSNPLEKERIQNAGGSVMIQRVNGSLAVSRALGDFDYKCVHGKGPTEQLVSPEPEVYEIERSELDDEFIVLACDGIWDVMANEELCDFVRSRLEVTQDLEKVCNEIVDTCLYKGSRDNMSVVLICFSGAPKISPEAVKKEAELDKYLESKVEEIIQKQREEGVPDLVHVMRTLATESIPNLPPGGELASK; from the exons ATGGGAGCATTTTTGGACAAGCCAAAGATGGAGAAACACAATGCACATGGAGAGGGCAATGGCCTGTGCTATGGTTTGAGCAGCATGCAGGGGTGGCGGGTGGAGATGGAGGATGCACATACAGCAGTCATCGGTCTTCCCCATGGGCTTGATGCCTGGTCTTTCTTCGCCGTCTATGATGGTCATGCCGGCTCACAGGTTGCTAAGTACTGCTGCGAGCACCTGCTTGAGCACATCACTAGTAACCCAGACTTCCGGGGAGGCAACCAAGAGCCCTCAGTTGAGAGTGTGAAGAGTGGCATCCGTACAGGTTTCCTGCAGATTGATGAGCACATGCGGGCCATCTCAGAGAAGAAGCATGGTGCAGACCGCAGTGGTTCCACTGCTGTCGGTGTCATGGTCTCCCCAAGGCACATCTACTTTATTAATTGTGGAGACTCCCGGGGCTTACTGAGTCGCGGTGGCAAAGTGCACTTTTTCACACAGGACCACAAGCCTAGCAACCCACTGGAGAAGGAGCGCATCCAGAACGCAGGAGGTTCTGTTATGATCCAGCGTGTCAATGGCTCCCTCGCAGTTTCCAGAGCTTTGGGTGACTTTGACTACAAATGTGTGCATGGGAAGGGCCCCACGGAGCAGCTGGTTTCACCTGAGCCTGAAGTGTATGAGATTGAGAGATCGGAGCTAGATGATGAGTTCATCGTCTTGGCCTGCGATGGAATCTGGGATGTTATGGCCAATGAAGAACTCTGCGATTTTGTCAGGTCCAGACTAGAAGTGACACAAGACCTGGAGAAAGTCTGCAATGAGATTGTTGACACCTGTTTGTATAAG GGAAGCCGGGATAACATGAGTGTGGTGCTGATCTGCTTCTCTGGtgcacccaagatctctccagaaGCTGTGAAGAAGGAGGCGGAGCTGGATAAGTATTTGGAAAGCAAAGTAGAAG AAATTATTCAGAAGCAAAGGGAGGAGGGCGTGCCAGATTTGGTCCACGTGATGCGCACTTTAGCCACAGAGAGCATCCCCAACCTTCCGCCAGGAGGAGAGCTGGCTAGCAAGTGA